Part of the Bacillota bacterium genome is shown below.
CGTTGGATTCTTAGCCGTTGGGAAACCGGTCCAGTAGGTCTCGTTGAACTCATAGAAATCTCCAGGACGGTACTCGAGGGGAATCATCGGTACGTCCTGCATGAAGA
Proteins encoded:
- a CDS encoding ABC transporter substrate-binding protein; the protein is FMQDVPMIPLEYRPGDFYEFNETYWTGFPTAKNPTAPPQHDFAGTRVLFVIEPVKK